A region of Pyxidicoccus parkwaysis DNA encodes the following proteins:
- a CDS encoding WGR domain-containing protein: MPRFEFKEGSSNKFWEITRNEAVLTTRWGRIGTEGQEKTQTFKREYEARTAYDKQVLEKTTKGYTRVKPTETGPEPKSNKELEAAILRDPEAAEGYLVYGDWLQSQGDARGELIALQHAQSQAKGAEATALKKKVAALLKKHQGLLLGTQLASMHGGKTLSVDWHLGFIRGARVAVAGYDEDPEFQVDETLKLLLAHPSARFLQELTIGLADNEGENEYGAIIRIIAKSAPGTLRKLFIGDFVFPDDTEISWTHVGNVVPLYKAFPGLRSLHLRGGEPTFGKIDLPELREFIMETGGLDRGSVKAIAAANWPKLQKLEVWFGSENYGASGELKHIQPILDATGLPELKHLGLCNAEFTNELAAALPKSKVLPQLETLDLSRGTLTDEGAAVLLANAAAFKHLKRLDLSLNLLSTKVAKSVAKLCADVVIGRQRQDHSDEEDEHRYVAVGE, from the coding sequence ATGCCGCGCTTCGAATTCAAGGAAGGTAGCTCGAACAAGTTCTGGGAAATCACCCGGAACGAGGCCGTTCTCACCACGCGTTGGGGCCGCATTGGCACCGAGGGTCAGGAGAAGACCCAGACCTTCAAGCGCGAGTACGAGGCGCGCACGGCGTACGACAAGCAGGTGCTGGAGAAGACGACGAAGGGCTACACGCGCGTGAAGCCCACGGAGACCGGCCCCGAGCCGAAGTCCAACAAGGAGCTGGAGGCCGCCATCCTCCGCGACCCCGAGGCCGCGGAGGGCTACCTCGTCTATGGCGACTGGCTCCAGTCCCAGGGAGACGCGCGCGGCGAGCTCATCGCCCTCCAGCACGCGCAGTCGCAAGCCAAGGGCGCGGAGGCCACCGCCCTCAAGAAGAAGGTCGCCGCCCTCCTGAAGAAGCACCAGGGGCTGCTGCTGGGCACGCAACTCGCCTCGATGCACGGGGGCAAGACGCTGTCCGTCGACTGGCACCTGGGCTTCATCCGCGGCGCCCGCGTGGCCGTCGCCGGCTATGACGAGGACCCGGAGTTCCAGGTCGACGAGACGCTGAAGCTGCTGCTCGCGCACCCGTCCGCGCGCTTCCTCCAGGAGCTGACCATCGGCCTGGCGGACAACGAGGGGGAGAACGAGTACGGCGCCATCATCCGCATCATCGCGAAGTCCGCGCCCGGCACGCTGCGCAAGCTGTTCATCGGCGACTTCGTGTTCCCGGACGACACGGAGATTTCGTGGACGCATGTGGGCAACGTCGTGCCGCTGTACAAGGCGTTCCCCGGGCTGCGCTCGCTGCACCTGCGCGGCGGTGAGCCGACCTTCGGCAAGATCGACCTGCCGGAGCTTCGCGAGTTCATCATGGAGACGGGCGGGCTGGACCGGGGCTCGGTGAAGGCCATTGCCGCCGCGAACTGGCCGAAGCTCCAGAAGCTGGAGGTCTGGTTCGGCAGCGAGAACTACGGGGCCAGCGGCGAGCTGAAGCACATCCAGCCCATCCTCGACGCCACCGGCCTGCCGGAGCTCAAGCACCTGGGCCTGTGCAACGCCGAGTTCACCAACGAGCTGGCCGCGGCGCTGCCGAAGTCCAAGGTGCTGCCGCAGCTCGAGACGCTGGACTTGTCCCGGGGCACGCTGACGGACGAGGGCGCGGCGGTGCTCCTGGCCAACGCGGCGGCCTTCAAGCACCTCAAGCGCCTGGACCTCTC
- a CDS encoding AAA family ATPase: MSQRIPEDSLPTELSPFAAVEAAYPAELNRVCEALLRGLPVMIEADKELTPFFYKCLRDRLKKDGKQFLYLDGRAAQEPPPGMPAPSMMATLIGQLRDAVRGAVRERIVVLPHLDLLTTSSGGLTSEAREVIPLLYENPEMVWVGFKDPSFPVPRVIENLFPHKESILGVSRDRLRYLITQRESRKFGRGLQPYALYKHVSGVNAVRLRRLLGAITGEDYPADPRPAYAQLRTATLTGNLSVPEMDLNADIGGYAKVKQRLQQEILDVLAHKDTLNDPEAVKRVEALLPRGMIFWGPPGTGKTLFAKAMASSLGAAVQVVSGPELKSRWVGESEENLRQIFVRARQAAPSIIVFDELDSFAAARGTFTGSGVEHSMVNQLLTEMDGFRKEELVFVVGTTNFVESLDPALLRPGRFEFQLCIPYPNSTDRRAILSIYDKKLGLAMTERALDYAVKRTGDLVEGTGTRFSGDHIQALCRALARRRLRDGTQAPTEAVDVEKALTDFLDRPELTPAEEKVVATHEAGHAVCALFCPHAPAIDRISIRGDLAGSLGFVQYADRAHRYVITRGQLLDSICTLFGGREAESLLLDDLSLGSAHDLERATEMARGLVEELGMGGEGVPVRRFEAPGRDAERHALSDATRGTLEAAVQEVLEVQRARARDILRREKDRLVALRDLLIERKVLDREAFTHLAPASAPKKESALG, from the coding sequence ATGAGCCAGCGCATCCCCGAGGACTCGCTGCCCACCGAGCTGTCGCCCTTCGCCGCGGTGGAGGCCGCCTACCCCGCTGAGCTGAACCGCGTCTGTGAAGCCCTGCTGCGCGGCCTGCCGGTGATGATTGAGGCCGACAAGGAGCTGACGCCCTTCTTCTACAAGTGCCTGCGCGACAGGCTGAAGAAGGACGGCAAGCAGTTCCTCTACCTGGACGGCCGCGCCGCGCAGGAGCCGCCACCGGGCATGCCCGCGCCGAGCATGATGGCCACGCTCATCGGCCAGCTCCGGGACGCGGTGCGCGGCGCGGTGCGCGAGCGCATCGTCGTGTTGCCGCACCTGGACCTGCTCACCACCAGCAGCGGCGGCCTCACCTCCGAGGCGCGCGAGGTGATTCCGCTCCTGTATGAGAACCCGGAGATGGTCTGGGTCGGCTTCAAGGACCCGTCCTTCCCCGTGCCGCGCGTCATCGAGAACCTCTTCCCGCACAAGGAGAGCATCCTCGGCGTGAGCCGCGACAGGCTGCGCTACCTCATCACCCAGCGCGAGAGCCGCAAGTTCGGCCGGGGCCTCCAGCCGTATGCGCTCTACAAGCACGTGTCCGGCGTCAACGCCGTGCGCCTGCGCCGGCTGCTCGGCGCGATTACCGGCGAGGACTACCCCGCGGACCCGAGGCCCGCGTATGCGCAGCTGCGCACCGCCACGCTGACGGGCAACCTCAGCGTGCCGGAGATGGACCTGAACGCGGACATCGGCGGCTACGCGAAGGTGAAGCAGCGCCTCCAGCAGGAAATCCTGGACGTGCTCGCGCACAAGGACACGCTGAATGACCCGGAGGCGGTGAAGCGCGTGGAGGCGCTCCTGCCGCGCGGGATGATTTTCTGGGGCCCTCCGGGCACGGGGAAGACGCTCTTCGCCAAGGCCATGGCGTCCTCGCTGGGCGCGGCGGTGCAGGTGGTGAGCGGCCCGGAGCTGAAGAGCCGCTGGGTGGGCGAGAGCGAGGAGAACCTGCGCCAGATTTTCGTCCGCGCCCGGCAGGCCGCGCCCAGCATCATCGTGTTCGACGAGCTGGACTCCTTCGCGGCGGCGCGCGGCACCTTCACGGGCTCCGGCGTGGAGCACTCCATGGTGAACCAGCTCCTCACGGAGATGGACGGCTTCCGCAAGGAGGAGCTGGTCTTCGTGGTGGGCACCACCAACTTCGTGGAGTCGCTGGACCCCGCGCTGCTGCGCCCCGGCCGCTTCGAGTTCCAGCTCTGCATCCCCTACCCGAACAGCACGGACCGGCGCGCGATTCTGTCCATCTACGACAAGAAGCTGGGCCTCGCGATGACGGAGCGCGCGCTGGACTACGCGGTGAAGCGCACGGGTGACCTCGTGGAAGGCACGGGCACGCGCTTCTCCGGCGACCACATCCAGGCGCTGTGCCGGGCGCTGGCGCGGCGACGGCTGCGCGACGGCACGCAGGCGCCGACGGAAGCGGTGGACGTGGAGAAGGCCCTCACGGACTTCCTCGACCGGCCGGAGCTCACGCCCGCGGAGGAGAAGGTGGTGGCCACGCACGAGGCGGGCCACGCGGTGTGCGCGCTCTTCTGCCCGCATGCGCCGGCCATCGACCGCATCAGCATCCGCGGGGACCTCGCGGGCTCGCTCGGCTTCGTGCAGTACGCGGACCGGGCGCACCGCTACGTCATCACGCGCGGGCAGCTGCTCGACAGCATCTGCACGCTCTTCGGAGGTCGCGAGGCGGAGTCACTGCTGCTGGACGACCTCTCCCTGGGCAGCGCCCATGATTTGGAGCGCGCCACGGAGATGGCCCGCGGGTTGGTAGAGGAGCTGGGCATGGGCGGCGAAGGCGTGCCGGTGCGCCGCTTCGAGGCGCCGGGCCGCGACGCCGAGCGTCACGCCCTCTCCGATGCCACGCGCGGCACGCTGGAGGCCGCGGTGCAGGAGGTGCTGGAGGTGCAGCGCGCCCGCGCTCGCGACATCCTCCGCCGTGAGAAGGACCGGCTCGTGGCGCTGAGAGATTTGCTCATCGAACGCAAGGTGTTGGACCGCGAGGCCTTCACCCACCTGGCGCCCGCGTCGGCGCCGAAGAAGGAGTCCGCCCTTGGCTAG
- a CDS encoding WGR domain-containing protein, which yields MPRYEFKEGSSNKFWEISLTGTSFTTRWGRIGTDGQEKTQSFSDTATAKKEYDKLVREKEKKGYELVGDGEGGDDEGDGEAGESASNPELEAAIFSNPENADAYLVYGDWLQRQGDPRGELIALQHAALQASGDEAINLKKQIAKHLKSFKDSLLGDLADAEDEEELKVEWHLGFIKSARVGQKDYDSDRNVAELVKELLAHPSARFLRGLTIGMAHFDDENDYSDVIEGLTEGLSEMGGSKTLQDLFIGDFEYPDDTEISWSHLHDISGLYKLLPNLRTLRLRGGSLELGTVNLPELRELTIETGGLPLSAVKSIAAATWPKLEKLEVWFGQDNYGGEGGVEDIQPLLDGKGLPNLKSLGLCNTEFTDDLCKVLPKAKLLAQLERLDLSKGIMSDEGARILAESAAAFAHLKHIDFTENTLTDEGERLVSKLCPSVSAGNQREFEEDYRYSAVGE from the coding sequence ATGCCGCGGTACGAGTTCAAGGAAGGCAGCTCCAACAAGTTCTGGGAGATTTCCCTCACGGGGACCTCCTTCACCACGCGCTGGGGCCGCATCGGCACGGACGGGCAGGAGAAGACGCAGTCCTTCAGCGACACGGCCACCGCCAAGAAGGAATACGACAAGCTCGTCCGCGAGAAGGAGAAGAAGGGCTACGAGCTCGTCGGCGACGGCGAGGGCGGCGACGACGAGGGTGACGGCGAGGCCGGCGAGAGCGCCTCCAACCCGGAGCTCGAGGCCGCCATCTTCTCCAACCCGGAGAACGCCGACGCGTACCTCGTCTACGGCGACTGGCTCCAGCGCCAGGGCGACCCGCGCGGCGAGCTGATTGCCCTCCAGCACGCCGCCCTCCAGGCCAGCGGCGACGAGGCCATCAACCTCAAGAAGCAGATTGCGAAGCACTTGAAGAGCTTCAAGGACTCGCTGCTCGGCGACCTCGCGGACGCGGAGGACGAGGAGGAGCTGAAGGTCGAGTGGCACCTGGGCTTCATCAAGTCCGCGCGCGTGGGCCAGAAGGACTACGACTCGGACCGCAACGTCGCCGAGCTGGTGAAGGAATTGCTCGCCCACCCGTCCGCGCGCTTCCTCCGCGGGCTCACCATCGGCATGGCGCACTTCGACGACGAGAACGACTACAGCGACGTCATCGAGGGCCTCACCGAGGGGCTCAGCGAAATGGGCGGCTCGAAGACGCTCCAGGACCTGTTCATCGGTGACTTCGAGTATCCGGACGACACGGAAATCTCCTGGTCCCACCTCCATGACATCTCCGGCCTCTACAAGCTGCTGCCCAACCTGCGCACGCTGCGCCTGCGCGGCGGCTCGCTGGAGCTGGGCACGGTGAATCTGCCGGAGCTGCGCGAGCTCACGATTGAGACGGGCGGCCTGCCCCTGTCCGCGGTGAAGTCCATCGCCGCCGCGACGTGGCCCAAGCTGGAGAAGCTGGAGGTCTGGTTCGGACAGGACAACTACGGCGGCGAGGGCGGCGTGGAGGACATCCAGCCCCTCCTCGACGGCAAGGGCCTGCCCAACCTCAAGTCGCTGGGCCTGTGCAACACCGAGTTCACCGACGACCTCTGCAAGGTGCTGCCGAAGGCGAAGCTGCTGGCGCAGTTGGAGCGGCTGGACCTGTCCAAGGGCATCATGTCCGACGAGGGCGCGCGCATCCTCGCGGAGAGTGCCGCGGCCTTCGCCCACCTCAAGCACATCGACTTCACGGAGAACACGCTCACCGACGAGGGCGAGCGCCTGGTCTCGAAGCTGTGCCCCAGCGTGAGCGCGGGCAACCAGCGCGAATTCGAAGAGGACTACCGCTACTCAGCGGTCGGCGAGTAG
- a CDS encoding FtsX-like permease family protein, whose amino-acid sequence MGLDYFRTLGIPHVAGRDFAASDDRTAPPVVVVNEAFVRRYLEGRSPLGQQLKLGWGGNAAKEIVGVVRDVKHASLGTAPEPEVYVPHAQFPLNALTVFLRTSKDPMSLLPTVRAEVRALDAGVPLAGAKTVEGFIDDSLVPQRFVTLLLGVFAAVALVLTLLGLSSVMAYTVAQRTHEFGVRTALGAQASDVLWLVLAQGVRRTCVGVGLGLAGALVLAHLLERWLYGITATDPWTFVGVSLLLMTAALLACYVPARRATRVSPLVALRAE is encoded by the coding sequence GTGGGCCTGGACTACTTCCGGACCCTGGGCATCCCCCACGTCGCCGGGCGCGACTTCGCGGCGAGCGATGACCGGACGGCGCCCCCGGTGGTGGTGGTGAACGAAGCCTTCGTGCGGCGCTACCTGGAGGGCCGCTCTCCGCTGGGACAGCAGCTGAAGCTGGGCTGGGGCGGCAATGCGGCGAAGGAGATTGTCGGCGTGGTGCGCGACGTGAAGCACGCGAGCCTCGGCACCGCGCCTGAGCCCGAGGTGTACGTGCCCCATGCCCAGTTCCCACTCAATGCGCTGACCGTGTTCCTGCGGACCTCGAAGGACCCGATGTCGCTCCTCCCCACCGTTCGCGCGGAGGTACGCGCGTTGGACGCGGGCGTGCCGCTCGCGGGCGCGAAGACGGTGGAGGGCTTCATCGACGACTCGCTCGTGCCGCAGCGCTTCGTGACACTGCTGCTCGGCGTGTTCGCGGCCGTGGCGCTGGTGCTGACGCTGCTCGGACTCTCCAGCGTGATGGCATACACGGTGGCGCAGCGGACGCACGAGTTCGGCGTCCGCACGGCGCTGGGCGCGCAGGCCTCGGACGTGCTGTGGCTCGTGCTCGCGCAGGGCGTGCGCCGCACCTGTGTCGGCGTGGGGCTGGGGCTGGCGGGGGCGCTCGTGCTCGCGCACCTGCTGGAGCGCTGGCTGTATGGCATTACCGCGACGGACCCGTGGACCTTCGTCGGCGTCTCGCTGTTGCTGATGACCGCGGCGCTCCTCGCCTGCTACGTCCCCGCGCGCCGCGCCACGCGTGTCTCGCCGCTCGTCGCACTCCGCGCGGAGTAG
- a CDS encoding AAA family ATPase → MSSLPRREESLSVDPISELSFDALSREAHALRERLNRFRQALGRHFVGKQGLVDLMTVAAVAQEPLLLVGPPGTAKSDLVLKFRDALRIPNEDYFEYLLTRFTEPSEVLGPIDINLLRQGRYIRREGGKLPTAKLVFLDEVFKASSAILNALLTVINERKFYQDGAPQPVRLKVLFAATNELPEHAELGALKDRFCLKAACRPVQDRYFLELLDSGLESQTHREMNQKPWAEGHATLDDVLKAHRYLTLMMGKRETGPDGRELRDRDLYFRDELLREFRRVVQTLTREDGVFISDRKLVKLYRLLRTRAWIFHGGAVERQDLQLLSYLGESREEIDLLEEKVPRLLGLT, encoded by the coding sequence ATGAGCAGTCTGCCGCGGCGCGAGGAGTCCCTCTCCGTCGACCCCATCAGCGAGCTTTCCTTCGATGCGCTCTCGCGCGAGGCCCACGCCTTGCGCGAGCGGCTGAACCGTTTCCGTCAGGCATTGGGCCGGCACTTCGTGGGCAAGCAGGGGCTGGTGGACCTGATGACCGTGGCGGCGGTGGCACAGGAGCCGCTGCTGCTCGTGGGCCCGCCGGGCACTGCGAAGTCGGACCTGGTGCTGAAGTTCCGGGACGCGCTGCGCATCCCCAACGAGGACTACTTCGAGTACCTGCTCACGCGCTTCACGGAGCCGTCGGAAGTGCTGGGCCCCATCGACATCAACCTGCTGCGCCAGGGCCGCTACATCCGCCGCGAGGGCGGCAAGCTGCCTACCGCGAAGCTCGTCTTCCTGGATGAGGTCTTCAAGGCAAGCTCCGCCATCCTCAACGCGCTGCTGACGGTCATCAACGAGCGCAAGTTCTACCAGGACGGCGCGCCGCAGCCGGTGCGCCTGAAGGTCCTCTTCGCGGCCACCAATGAGCTGCCCGAGCACGCGGAGTTGGGAGCGCTCAAGGACCGCTTCTGCCTCAAGGCCGCGTGCCGTCCGGTGCAGGACCGCTACTTCCTGGAGCTGTTGGACTCGGGCCTGGAGTCGCAGACGCACCGGGAGATGAACCAGAAGCCCTGGGCGGAGGGGCACGCGACGTTGGACGACGTGCTCAAGGCGCACCGCTACCTGACGCTGATGATGGGCAAGCGCGAGACAGGCCCGGACGGGCGCGAGCTGCGCGACAGGGATTTGTATTTCCGCGACGAATTGCTGCGCGAGTTCCGCCGCGTGGTGCAGACGCTGACGCGCGAGGACGGCGTCTTCATCAGCGACCGCAAGCTGGTGAAGCTGTACCGGCTGCTACGCACGCGCGCGTGGATCTTCCACGGCGGCGCGGTGGAGCGGCAGGACCTCCAGCTCCTCTCCTACCTCGGCGAGAGCCGTGAGGAGATTGACCTGCTGGAGGAGAAGGTGCCCCGCCTGCTGGGCCTCACCTGA
- a CDS encoding 4Fe-4S single cluster domain-containing protein → MSSAQGTSPTSDSGPVLRVAQVVPRTEAEGPGVRFSVWVQGCAIRCPGCCNPEMFAFERGTVMTVESLAARILATPGIEGLTLLGGEPTSQAGPAADLCERIRAAGLSIMLFTGHTLAELKAQANPDVERLLRTVDLLVDGRYEKDQPETRRRWIGSRNQVMHFLTSRYSPDEPQFTAPNTAEMHLIEGKLVINGWPELANRLRP, encoded by the coding sequence ATGTCCTCGGCCCAAGGCACCTCCCCTACTTCCGACAGCGGCCCCGTGCTCCGGGTCGCCCAGGTCGTCCCGCGCACCGAGGCGGAAGGGCCGGGAGTGCGCTTCTCCGTGTGGGTCCAGGGCTGTGCCATTCGCTGCCCCGGCTGCTGCAACCCGGAGATGTTCGCCTTCGAGCGCGGCACCGTGATGACGGTGGAGTCCCTCGCCGCGCGCATCCTCGCCACCCCGGGAATCGAAGGCCTCACGCTGCTCGGCGGCGAGCCTACCTCCCAGGCCGGCCCCGCCGCGGACCTCTGCGAGCGCATCCGCGCCGCGGGCCTGAGCATCATGCTCTTCACCGGCCACACGCTCGCGGAACTGAAGGCCCAGGCCAACCCGGACGTGGAGCGCCTGCTGCGCACCGTGGACCTGCTGGTGGACGGCCGCTACGAGAAGGACCAACCGGAGACCCGGCGGCGCTGGATTGGCTCGCGCAACCAGGTCATGCACTTCCTCACCTCGCGCTACTCACCGGACGAGCCCCAGTTCACCGCCCCCAACACGGCGGAGATGCACCTCATCGAGGGCAAGCTCGTCATCAACGGCTGGCCCGAGCTCGCCAACCGGCTCCGTCCATGA